In the genome of Neofelis nebulosa isolate mNeoNeb1 chromosome 8, mNeoNeb1.pri, whole genome shotgun sequence, one region contains:
- the ZCRB1 gene encoding zinc finger CCHC-type and RNA-binding motif-containing protein 1 isoform X1 encodes MSGGLAPSKSTVYVSNLPFSLTNNDLYRIFSKYGKVVKVTIMKDKDTRKSKGVAFILFLDKDSAQNCTRAINNKQLFGRVIKASIAIDNGRAAEFIRRRNYFDKSKCYECGESGHLSYACPKNMLGEREPPKKKEKKKKKKIPEPEEEIEEVEESEDEGEDPALDSLSQAIAFQQAKIEEEQKKWKPSSGGPSTSDDSRRPRIKKSTYFSDEEELSD; translated from the exons atgaGTGGTGGATTGGCCCCAAGTAAAAGCACAGTGTATGTATCCAACTTGCCCTTTTCCCTGACCAACAATGACTTATACCGG ATATTTTCCAAATACGGCAAAGTTGTAAA GGTTACTATAATGAAAGATAAAGATACCAGGAAGAGCAAAGgagttgcatttattttatttttggataaagACTCTGCACAAAACTGTACCAGGGCAATAAACAACAAACAG TTATTTGGTAGAGTGATAAAAGCAAGCATTGCTATCGACAATGGAAGAGCAGCTGAGTTCATCCGAAGACGAAACTACTTTGATAAATCTAAGTGTTATGAATGTGGG gaaagtggACATTTAAGTTATGCCTGTCCTAAAAATATGCTTGGAGAACGTGAACctccaaagaagaaagagaaaaagaaaaaaaagaaaattcctgaaCCAGAAGAAGAAAT tgaagaagtagaagaaagtgAAGATGAAGGGGAAGATCCTGCCCTTGACAGCCTTAGTCAGGCCATAGCTTTCCAG CAAGCCaaaattgaagaagaacaaaaaaaatggaaaccgaGTTCAGGGGGTCCCTCAACATCAGATGACTCAAGACGCCCAAGGATAAAGAAAAGCACATATTTCAGTGATGAAGAAGAACTGAgtgattaa
- the ZCRB1 gene encoding zinc finger CCHC-type and RNA-binding motif-containing protein 1 isoform X2, which produces MKDKDTRKSKGVAFILFLDKDSAQNCTRAINNKQLFGRVIKASIAIDNGRAAEFIRRRNYFDKSKCYECGESGHLSYACPKNMLGEREPPKKKEKKKKKKIPEPEEEIEEVEESEDEGEDPALDSLSQAIAFQQAKIEEEQKKWKPSSGGPSTSDDSRRPRIKKSTYFSDEEELSD; this is translated from the exons ATGAAAGATAAAGATACCAGGAAGAGCAAAGgagttgcatttattttatttttggataaagACTCTGCACAAAACTGTACCAGGGCAATAAACAACAAACAG TTATTTGGTAGAGTGATAAAAGCAAGCATTGCTATCGACAATGGAAGAGCAGCTGAGTTCATCCGAAGACGAAACTACTTTGATAAATCTAAGTGTTATGAATGTGGG gaaagtggACATTTAAGTTATGCCTGTCCTAAAAATATGCTTGGAGAACGTGAACctccaaagaagaaagagaaaaagaaaaaaaagaaaattcctgaaCCAGAAGAAGAAAT tgaagaagtagaagaaagtgAAGATGAAGGGGAAGATCCTGCCCTTGACAGCCTTAGTCAGGCCATAGCTTTCCAG CAAGCCaaaattgaagaagaacaaaaaaaatggaaaccgaGTTCAGGGGGTCCCTCAACATCAGATGACTCAAGACGCCCAAGGATAAAGAAAAGCACATATTTCAGTGATGAAGAAGAACTGAgtgattaa